In Simplicispira sp. 125, one DNA window encodes the following:
- the rpsJ gene encoding 30S ribosomal protein S10, with translation MSKQKIRIRLKAFDYKLIDQSAAEIVDTAKRTGAIVKGPVPLPTRMKRFDILRSPHVNKTSRDQLEIRTHQRLMDIVDPTDKTVDALMKLDLPAGVDVEIKLQ, from the coding sequence ATGTCCAAGCAAAAAATCCGCATCCGCCTCAAGGCCTTCGATTACAAGCTGATCGACCAGTCTGCTGCCGAGATCGTTGACACTGCCAAGCGCACCGGCGCCATCGTCAAGGGTCCCGTGCCCCTGCCGACGCGCATGAAGCGTTTCGATATCCTGCGCTCGCCGCATGTCAACAAGACCAGCCGCGACCAGCTCGAAATCCGCACGCACCAGCGTCTGATGGACATCGTTGATCCCACCGACAAGACCGTGGACGCGCTGATGAAGCTCGACCTGCCGGCTGGTGTGGACGTCGAAATCAAGCTGCAATAA
- a CDS encoding (2Fe-2S) ferredoxin domain-containing protein: MSDSTSPAPAYFARHIFFCLNERANGENCCAQHGAQAAFDRCKALVKQAGLAGPGQVRVNKAGCLDRCAAGPVAVVYPEGVWYSYVDTADIDEIVESHLKNGRVVERLRTPPELGR, encoded by the coding sequence ATGAGCGATTCCACATCCCCCGCGCCCGCCTACTTCGCGCGCCATATTTTCTTTTGTCTGAACGAGCGCGCCAATGGCGAAAACTGCTGTGCCCAGCATGGCGCGCAAGCGGCGTTCGATCGTTGCAAGGCCCTGGTCAAACAAGCGGGCCTGGCCGGGCCGGGCCAGGTGCGTGTGAACAAGGCCGGCTGCCTGGACCGCTGCGCGGCCGGGCCCGTGGCCGTGGTTTATCCCGAGGGCGTGTGGTACAGCTACGTGGATACGGCCGACATTGATGAGATCGTCGAATCGCACCTCAAGAACGGGCGCGTGGTGGAACGTTTGCGCACGCCACCGGAACTTGGGCGCTGA
- the rplW gene encoding 50S ribosomal protein L23, with translation MSTLKFDEGRLMQVLVAPIVSEKATMVAEKSNAVTFKVLQSATKHEIKAAVELMFKVEVKGVSVLNTKGKTKKFGKTVGRRDNVRKAYVMLKPGQELNLSGEAA, from the coding sequence ATGAGCACGCTCAAGTTTGACGAAGGTCGTCTGATGCAGGTGCTGGTCGCTCCCATCGTGTCCGAAAAGGCCACCATGGTTGCTGAAAAGTCCAATGCTGTGACGTTCAAAGTGCTCCAGAGCGCGACCAAGCATGAAATCAAGGCCGCTGTGGAATTGATGTTCAAGGTGGAAGTCAAGGGCGTTTCTGTGCTCAACACCAAAGGCAAGACCAAGAAGTTTGGCAAGACCGTGGGCCGCCGCGACAATGTGCGCAAGGCCTATGTGATGCTCAAGCCAGGTCAAGAGCTGAACCTCTCTGGGGAGGCTGCGTAA
- the tuf gene encoding elongation factor Tu: MAKGKFERTKPHVNVGTIGHVDHGKTTLTAAIATVLSAKFGGEAKDYSQIDNAPEEKARGITINTSHVEYETAGRHYAHVDCPGHADYVKNMITGAAQMDGAILVCSAADGPMPQTREHILLARQVGVPYIIVFLNKCDMVDDEELLELVEMEVRELLDKYDFPGDDTPIIRGSAKLALEGDKGKLGEEAIMKLAEALDNYIPTPERAVDGAFLMPVEDVFSISGRGTVVTGRIERGIIKVGEEIEIVGIKDTVKTTCTGVEMFRKLLDQGQAGDNVGLLLRGTKREDVERGQVLCKPGSIKPHTHFTAEVYVLSKDEGGRHTPFFNNYRPQFYFRTTDVTGAIELPEGKEMVMPGDNVSITVKLINPIAMEEGLRFAIREGGRTVGAGVVAKIIA, translated from the coding sequence ATGGCAAAAGGTAAGTTTGAACGCACCAAGCCCCACGTCAACGTGGGCACCATCGGTCACGTTGACCACGGCAAGACCACGCTGACGGCAGCGATTGCGACCGTGCTGTCGGCCAAGTTCGGCGGCGAAGCCAAAGACTATTCGCAGATTGACAACGCGCCCGAAGAAAAAGCGCGCGGCATCACGATCAACACCTCGCACGTCGAGTATGAAACGGCTGGCCGCCACTACGCCCACGTCGACTGCCCTGGTCACGCTGACTATGTGAAGAACATGATCACCGGCGCTGCCCAGATGGACGGCGCTATTCTTGTGTGCTCGGCCGCTGACGGCCCCATGCCCCAGACCCGCGAGCACATCCTGCTGGCCCGCCAGGTGGGCGTGCCCTACATCATCGTGTTCCTGAACAAGTGCGACATGGTGGACGACGAAGAACTCCTTGAGCTCGTCGAAATGGAAGTGCGCGAGCTCCTCGACAAATACGATTTCCCTGGCGACGACACCCCGATCATTCGCGGTTCCGCCAAGCTCGCCCTGGAAGGCGACAAGGGCAAGCTCGGCGAAGAAGCCATCATGAAGCTGGCCGAAGCGCTGGACAACTACATCCCCACGCCTGAGCGCGCTGTGGACGGTGCCTTCCTGATGCCCGTGGAAGACGTGTTCTCCATCTCTGGCCGCGGCACCGTCGTGACCGGACGTATCGAGCGCGGCATCATCAAGGTCGGCGAAGAAATCGAAATCGTCGGCATCAAAGACACCGTCAAGACCACCTGCACTGGCGTGGAAATGTTCAGGAAGCTCCTGGATCAAGGCCAGGCGGGCGACAACGTCGGCCTGCTGCTGCGCGGCACCAAGCGTGAAGACGTCGAGCGCGGCCAAGTGCTGTGCAAGCCCGGCTCGATCAAGCCCCACACGCACTTCACCGCAGAGGTGTATGTGCTGTCCAAGGACGAAGGCGGCCGTCACACGCCTTTCTTCAACAACTACCGTCCCCAGTTCTACTTCCGCACGACGGACGTGACCGGTGCGATCGAGTTGCCTGAAGGCAAGGAAATGGTCATGCCTGGCGATAACGTGTCGATCACCGTCAAGCTGATCAACCCCATCGCCATGGAAGAAGGCCTGCGCTTCGCTATCCGCGAAGGCGGCCGTACCGTGGGCGCGGGTGTCGTGGCCAAGATCATTGCTTAA
- the fusA gene encoding elongation factor G, protein MARKTPIERYRNIGISAHIDAGKTTTSERILFYTGVTHKLGEVHDGAATTDWMEQEQERGITITSSAVTCFWKGMDLSRPEHRINIIDTPGHVDFTIEVERSMRVLDGAVMVYCAVGGVQPQSETVWRQANKHKVPRLAFVNKMDRTGANFFKVVEGMKLRLKANPVPIVVPIGAEDKFEGVVDLTKMKAIYWDEASQGMKFEYRDIPADLIDVCNTWREKMVESAAEASEELMNKYLEEGTLSEEEITAGLRQRTIACEIQPMLCGTAFKNKGVQRMLDAVLDLLPAPTDIPDVAGTDEDENPITRKADDNEKFSALAFKLMTDPFVGQLTFVRVYSGVLTKGDTVFNSIKGKKERIGRIVQMHANERQEVEEIRAGDIAACVGLKDVTTGETLSDIGSPIILERMVFPEPVISQAVEPKTKVDQEKMGIALQRLAAEDPSFRVRTDEESGQTIISGMGELHLEIIVDRMKREFGVEANVGKPQVAYRETIRKTVEDAEGKFVRQSGGKGQYGHVVLKIEPNEPGKGLEFVDAIKGGVVPREYIPAVEKGINEAVTQGVLAGYPVVDVKVTLHFGSYHDVDSNELAFKMAAIFGFKEGCRKANPVILEPMMAVEVETPEDYAGNVMGDLSSRRGMVQGMEDMIGGGKAIRAEVPLSEMFGYSTTLRSATQGRATYTMEFKHYAEAPRNVSEAIMASRAK, encoded by the coding sequence ATGGCTCGCAAGACTCCCATCGAGCGCTACCGCAATATCGGTATCTCGGCCCACATCGACGCCGGCAAAACCACGACGTCTGAACGTATCCTGTTCTATACAGGCGTGACCCATAAGCTGGGTGAAGTGCACGACGGCGCTGCCACCACCGACTGGATGGAGCAGGAGCAGGAGCGCGGCATCACGATCACGTCTTCTGCCGTGACCTGCTTCTGGAAGGGTATGGATCTGTCCCGCCCCGAGCACCGCATCAACATCATTGACACCCCCGGTCACGTGGACTTCACGATTGAAGTCGAGCGCTCCATGCGCGTGCTCGACGGTGCGGTCATGGTGTATTGCGCCGTGGGTGGCGTGCAGCCCCAATCCGAAACCGTGTGGCGCCAAGCGAACAAGCACAAGGTGCCCCGTCTGGCCTTCGTGAACAAGATGGACCGTACCGGCGCCAACTTCTTCAAGGTCGTCGAAGGCATGAAGCTGCGCCTCAAGGCCAACCCTGTGCCGATCGTTGTGCCCATCGGTGCTGAAGACAAGTTCGAAGGCGTGGTCGACCTCACCAAGATGAAGGCCATCTACTGGGACGAAGCCTCGCAAGGCATGAAGTTCGAGTACCGCGACATTCCCGCTGATCTGATCGACGTGTGCAACACGTGGCGTGAGAAGATGGTCGAATCCGCCGCTGAAGCCAGCGAAGAGCTGATGAACAAGTACCTCGAAGAGGGCACGCTCTCCGAAGAGGAAATCACGGCCGGTCTGCGCCAGCGCACGATTGCCTGCGAAATCCAGCCCATGCTGTGCGGTACCGCGTTCAAGAACAAGGGCGTTCAGCGCATGCTCGACGCCGTGCTGGATCTGCTGCCCGCGCCAACCGACATTCCTGATGTCGCTGGTACTGATGAGGACGAGAATCCCATCACCCGCAAGGCAGACGACAACGAGAAGTTCTCGGCCCTGGCGTTCAAGCTGATGACCGACCCCTTTGTGGGCCAGTTGACCTTTGTGCGTGTGTACTCGGGCGTGTTGACCAAGGGCGACACCGTGTTCAACTCGATCAAGGGCAAGAAAGAGCGCATCGGCCGTATCGTGCAGATGCACGCCAACGAGCGCCAGGAAGTGGAAGAAATCCGCGCCGGTGACATCGCTGCTTGCGTGGGCCTGAAGGACGTGACCACTGGCGAAACCCTGAGCGATATCGGCTCGCCGATCATTCTGGAGCGCATGGTGTTCCCCGAGCCCGTGATTTCGCAGGCTGTGGAACCCAAGACCAAGGTCGACCAGGAAAAGATGGGTATTGCCTTGCAGCGCCTGGCTGCTGAAGATCCGTCGTTCCGCGTGCGCACCGACGAAGAATCGGGCCAGACCATTATTTCCGGCATGGGCGAGCTCCACCTGGAAATCATCGTCGATCGCATGAAGCGCGAGTTCGGCGTGGAAGCCAACGTGGGCAAGCCCCAGGTGGCCTACCGCGAAACCATCCGCAAGACGGTGGAAGACGCCGAAGGCAAGTTTGTGCGCCAGTCCGGTGGTAAGGGCCAGTACGGCCACGTGGTGCTCAAGATCGAGCCCAACGAACCCGGCAAGGGCCTTGAGTTCGTTGACGCCATCAAGGGCGGTGTGGTGCCACGCGAGTACATCCCTGCGGTGGAAAAGGGCATCAACGAAGCCGTCACGCAAGGCGTGCTGGCCGGCTACCCCGTCGTGGATGTCAAGGTCACGCTGCACTTCGGTTCGTACCACGATGTGGACTCGAACGAGTTGGCGTTCAAGATGGCCGCCATCTTCGGTTTCAAGGAAGGTTGCCGCAAGGCCAACCCTGTCATCCTGGAGCCCATGATGGCTGTGGAAGTGGAAACGCCTGAAGACTATGCCGGTAACGTGATGGGCGATCTGTCCTCACGCCGTGGCATGGTGCAGGGCATGGAAGACATGATTGGTGGCGGCAAGGCCATCAGGGCCGAAGTGCCGCTGTCCGAAATGTTCGGCTACTCGACGACGCTGCGTTCGGCGACACAAGGCCGTGCGACGTACACGATGGAATTCAAGCACTACGCGGAAGCTCCGCGCAACGTGTCTGAAGCCATCATGGCCTCGCGCGCAAAATAA
- the rplD gene encoding 50S ribosomal protein L4 gives MQLELLNDQGQAASKFDAPETVFGREYNEDLVHQIVVAYRANGRQGTRAQKDREQVHHSTKKPFKQKGTGRARAGMTSSPLWRGGGRIFPNLPDENFTQKINKKMYRAGMASILSQLAREGRLAVVDSLTLESPKTKVLADKFKAMNLQSVMVIAEEIDENLYLASRNLKNVFVVEPRYADPVSLVHYKKVLVTKGAIDQLKEMFA, from the coding sequence ATGCAGCTCGAACTCCTGAATGACCAAGGCCAGGCCGCATCCAAGTTTGATGCGCCCGAGACCGTGTTTGGTCGTGAATACAACGAAGATCTGGTGCACCAGATCGTGGTTGCATACCGCGCCAACGGCCGCCAGGGCACCCGTGCCCAGAAGGACCGCGAGCAGGTTCACCACTCTACCAAGAAGCCTTTCAAGCAAAAGGGCACCGGTCGCGCACGCGCCGGTATGACTTCCTCGCCGCTGTGGCGTGGAGGCGGTCGCATCTTCCCGAATCTGCCTGACGAAAACTTCACGCAGAAGATCAACAAGAAGATGTACCGTGCTGGCATGGCTTCCATCCTGTCGCAGCTCGCCCGTGAAGGTCGCCTGGCTGTGGTGGATTCGCTCACGCTCGAATCGCCCAAGACCAAGGTGCTGGCTGATAAGTTCAAGGCGATGAATCTGCAATCGGTGATGGTGATCGCCGAGGAAATCGACGAAAACCTGTACCTGGCTTCCCGCAACCTGAAGAACGTGTTCGTTGTCGAGCCGCGTTATGCAGACCCCGTGTCGCTGGTGCACTACAAGAAAGTGCTCGTCACCAAGGGCGCTATCGACCAACTCAAGGAGATGTTCGCATGA
- the rplC gene encoding 50S ribosomal protein L3: protein MSLSNSLGLLGRKVGMMRLFTDDGDAVPVTVVDVSNNRVTQIKTQENDGYVSVQVTFGSRKASRVTKPQAGHLAKAGVEAGEIIREFRVTADTAAQYKPGATVPVADLFTVGQKVDVQGTSIGKGFAGTIKRHNMSSQRASHGNSRSHNVPGSIGMAQDPGRVFPGKRMTGHMGDETVTTQNLDVVRIDEARQLLLIKGAVPGSKGGFVTVRPAIKATASKGAN, encoded by the coding sequence ATGAGTCTGAGCAACTCCCTGGGGTTGCTGGGCCGCAAGGTGGGCATGATGCGCCTGTTCACTGATGATGGGGACGCAGTTCCTGTCACAGTGGTGGATGTGTCAAACAACCGCGTGACCCAGATCAAAACCCAAGAGAACGATGGCTATGTGTCCGTGCAGGTCACATTCGGTTCGCGCAAAGCTTCGCGCGTGACCAAGCCACAAGCCGGCCACCTCGCGAAAGCGGGCGTTGAAGCTGGTGAAATTATCCGTGAATTCCGCGTGACCGCCGATACGGCTGCCCAGTACAAGCCGGGCGCTACCGTGCCTGTGGCTGACCTGTTCACCGTGGGCCAGAAGGTGGACGTGCAAGGTACTTCGATTGGTAAGGGCTTTGCCGGCACCATCAAGCGCCACAACATGTCTTCCCAGCGCGCGTCGCACGGTAACAGCCGTTCGCACAACGTGCCGGGTTCGATCGGTATGGCGCAGGATCCGGGCCGTGTGTTTCCGGGCAAGCGCATGACCGGTCACATGGGCGACGAAACTGTCACCACGCAAAACCTCGATGTGGTTCGCATTGACGAAGCACGCCAACTGCTCTTGATCAAGGGCGCTGTTCCGGGCTCCAAGGGTGGGTTCGTTACGGTGCGTCCCGCCATCAAGGCAACCGCATCCAAAGGAGCGAACTAA
- the rpsL gene encoding 30S ribosomal protein S12 has product MPTINQLVRHGREVEKTKSKSPAMENSPQRRGVCTRVYTTTPKKPNSALRKVAKVRLTNGFEVISYIGGEGHNLQEHSVVLVRGGRVKDLPGVRYHIVRGSLDLQGVKDRKQSRSKYGAKKPKAK; this is encoded by the coding sequence ATGCCAACCATTAACCAGCTCGTGCGTCACGGGCGTGAGGTCGAGAAGACCAAATCCAAGAGTCCGGCGATGGAAAACTCGCCGCAGCGCCGTGGTGTGTGCACCCGTGTGTACACCACGACGCCCAAGAAGCCCAACTCCGCTCTGCGCAAGGTTGCCAAGGTGCGCCTGACCAACGGTTTTGAGGTCATCTCCTACATCGGCGGTGAAGGCCACAACCTGCAAGAGCACAGCGTTGTGCTGGTGCGCGGCGGTCGTGTCAAGGACTTGCCTGGTGTGCGTTACCACATCGTGCGTGGTTCGCTCGACCTGCAAGGCGTGAAAGACCGCAAGCAGTCGCGCTCCAAGTACGGCGCCAAGAAGCCCAAGGCCAAATAA
- a CDS encoding D-alanyl-D-alanine carboxypeptidase family protein: MNRIFSTLRSLVVSVGVLSCALVAQAQAPQPPEIAARAYMLVDVTAGQILAGKDIDAPVEQASLTKLMTGYLVFDALRAKKISLQQKLPVSVRAWKMPGSRMFIDPKMQVPVDDLLKGMIVQSGNDATMALAEGVGGTAENFVKLMNDQARALGMKNTAYKNPEGLTEAGHTTTARDLATLSSRLIHDFPEYMHYYATKQYRYEGTPASNSNNRNLLLYRDPSVDGLKTGHTEAAGYCLVSTAKRDFPQVGARRLVSIVLGASSENARANESQKLLNWGYTAFDAVKLFDVGQSVDTPAVWKGKASQLKLGRPEAIVVAVPSGSAGKLTTQIVRPDPLVAPFTQGQEIGTLKVVLGEQTLREVPLVALEAVEQAGLLGRAWDGIRLWIK, translated from the coding sequence ATGAACAGAATTTTCTCTACGTTGCGATCCTTGGTTGTGTCCGTCGGTGTGCTGTCCTGTGCCCTGGTGGCGCAGGCGCAGGCTCCTCAGCCCCCTGAAATCGCTGCCCGGGCCTACATGCTGGTGGATGTGACGGCAGGCCAGATCCTGGCGGGCAAAGACATTGATGCGCCCGTCGAGCAGGCGTCCCTGACCAAGTTGATGACCGGTTATCTGGTCTTTGACGCGCTGCGGGCCAAGAAGATCAGCCTGCAGCAAAAACTGCCTGTGAGCGTGCGCGCCTGGAAGATGCCAGGGTCGCGCATGTTCATCGACCCCAAGATGCAGGTGCCGGTGGACGACTTGCTCAAGGGCATGATCGTGCAGTCCGGCAACGACGCCACCATGGCCCTGGCCGAAGGCGTGGGTGGTACGGCGGAGAACTTCGTCAAGCTGATGAACGACCAGGCGCGCGCCCTGGGCATGAAGAACACGGCCTACAAGAACCCCGAAGGCCTGACGGAGGCCGGGCACACCACTACGGCGCGTGATCTCGCCACGCTGTCGTCGCGGCTGATACACGACTTCCCGGAGTACATGCACTACTACGCCACCAAGCAGTACCGCTACGAGGGCACCCCGGCATCCAACAGCAACAACCGCAACCTGCTGCTCTACCGCGACCCCAGTGTGGACGGCCTCAAGACGGGACACACCGAAGCCGCAGGCTACTGCCTGGTGTCCACGGCCAAGCGCGATTTTCCCCAGGTGGGCGCGCGCCGGCTGGTCTCCATCGTCCTGGGGGCTTCGAGCGAAAACGCGCGGGCCAACGAAAGCCAAAAGCTGCTGAACTGGGGCTACACCGCCTTTGATGCCGTCAAATTGTTTGATGTAGGCCAGAGCGTGGACACCCCGGCAGTATGGAAAGGCAAGGCCTCGCAGCTCAAGCTGGGCCGCCCCGAGGCCATCGTGGTGGCCGTGCCCTCCGGGAGCGCTGGCAAGCTGACCACGCAGATCGTTCGCCCTGATCCGCTGGTCGCGCCCTTCACCCAGGGGCAGGAAATCGGCACCCTCAAGGTGGTGCTGGGTGAGCAGACACTGCGCGAAGTGCCCTTGGTGGCGCTGGAGGCGGTGGAGCAGGCGGGTCTTCTGGGGCGGGCCTGGGACGGTATTCGCCTTTGGATCAAGTAA
- a CDS encoding alpha/beta fold hydrolase encodes MNAQTEKLRLQGEAGAIEVQRDIPAGAAPRGVVVIAHPHPLFGGTMDNKVVQTLARAFVQCGWSAVRFNFRGVGASAGVHDEGRAEQQDMLAVVRQVAPEGPIALAGFSFGAFVTSHVLADLWDKRQVAHAVLVGTAASRFTVAPVPPAAHLRTLVLHGEQDDTVPLSSVMDWARPQTLPVTVLPGGGHFFHGQLNLLKELVVRHLQSGA; translated from the coding sequence GTGAACGCACAAACCGAGAAATTGCGGCTCCAGGGCGAAGCGGGTGCCATTGAGGTGCAGCGCGATATTCCTGCAGGCGCAGCGCCCCGTGGCGTGGTCGTCATTGCCCACCCGCACCCGCTGTTTGGCGGCACCATGGATAACAAAGTGGTGCAAACGCTGGCGCGGGCCTTTGTGCAGTGCGGTTGGAGCGCTGTGCGTTTCAATTTCCGTGGCGTGGGCGCCAGTGCCGGTGTGCATGACGAAGGGCGTGCTGAACAGCAAGACATGCTGGCGGTGGTGCGCCAGGTGGCACCCGAGGGTCCGATTGCCCTCGCCGGGTTTTCTTTTGGCGCTTTCGTCACCAGCCATGTGCTGGCCGATCTGTGGGACAAGCGGCAGGTGGCGCATGCCGTGCTGGTGGGCACTGCGGCCAGTCGCTTCACGGTAGCCCCGGTGCCGCCCGCGGCGCATCTGCGCACCTTGGTGCTGCATGGCGAGCAGGACGATACCGTGCCGCTGTCTTCGGTGATGGACTGGGCGCGGCCCCAGACACTGCCTGTCACCGTCCTCCCCGGAGGCGGGCATTTCTTTCACGGACAATTAAATCTCCTCAAAGAACTGGTGGTCCGCCACCTGCAATCGGGCGCCTGA
- the rpsG gene encoding 30S ribosomal protein S7: MPRRREVPKREILPDPKFGNVELSKFMNVIMEGGKKAVAERIIYGALELIEKKHPDKDPLEAFVVAINNVKPMVEVKSRRVGGANYQVPVEVRPVRRLALSMRWIKEAARKRGEKSMAQRLANELLEATEGRGGAMKKRDEVHRMAEANKAFSHFRF, from the coding sequence ATGCCACGTCGTCGCGAAGTCCCCAAACGTGAAATTCTGCCGGACCCTAAATTCGGCAATGTCGAGCTGTCCAAATTCATGAACGTGATCATGGAAGGCGGCAAAAAAGCGGTTGCAGAGCGCATCATTTATGGTGCCCTGGAACTGATCGAGAAGAAGCACCCTGATAAGGATCCGCTGGAAGCTTTCGTTGTTGCCATCAACAACGTCAAGCCCATGGTCGAAGTCAAGTCCCGCCGTGTCGGTGGTGCCAACTACCAAGTGCCCGTCGAAGTGCGTCCCGTGCGCCGTCTGGCTCTGTCGATGCGCTGGATCAAGGAAGCCGCCCGCAAGCGTGGTGAGAAGTCCATGGCCCAGCGCCTGGCCAATGAACTGCTCGAGGCCACCGAAGGCCGTGGCGGTGCCATGAAGAAGCGTGACGAAGTGCACCGCATGGCCGAAGCCAACAAGGCATTCAGCCACTTCCGCTTCTAA
- the rplV gene encoding 50S ribosomal protein L22, producing MSETRAVLRGVRLSVDKGRLVADLIRGKKVDQALNILTFTQKKAAGIVKKVLESAIANAEHNDGADIDELKVKTIYIEQGTTLKRFTARAKGRGNRISKPTCHVYVTVGN from the coding sequence ATGTCTGAAACACGTGCAGTCCTCCGGGGCGTCCGTCTGTCGGTCGACAAGGGCCGTCTGGTCGCTGATCTGATCCGCGGCAAGAAGGTGGACCAGGCTCTGAACATTTTGACCTTCACGCAGAAAAAAGCTGCGGGCATCGTCAAGAAGGTTCTGGAGTCGGCCATCGCCAACGCCGAACACAACGATGGCGCTGACATCGATGAGCTGAAGGTGAAAACCATCTACATCGAGCAAGGCACCACGCTCAAGCGCTTCACCGCGCGCGCCAAAGGCCGCGGCAACCGCATCAGCAAGCCCACGTGCCATGTGTACGTGACGGTTGGTAACTGA
- the rpsS gene encoding 30S ribosomal protein S19 → MTRSLKKGPFVDHHLMAKVEKAVATKDKKPVKTWSRRSMVLPDFIGLTIAVHNGKQHVPVYITDQMVGHKLGEFALTRTFKGHPADKKVQKK, encoded by the coding sequence ATGACTCGCTCTCTCAAAAAAGGTCCGTTTGTTGACCACCATTTGATGGCAAAGGTCGAAAAGGCCGTTGCCACCAAGGACAAGAAGCCCGTCAAGACCTGGTCGCGTCGCTCCATGGTTCTGCCTGACTTCATCGGCCTGACCATTGCCGTGCACAACGGCAAGCAGCATGTGCCGGTCTATATCACCGACCAGATGGTGGGCCACAAGCTCGGCGAATTCGCCCTGACGCGCACCTTCAAGGGTCACCCCGCGGACAAAAAAGTCCAGAAGAAATAA
- the rplB gene encoding 50S ribosomal protein L2, translated as MAVIKMKPTSPGQRAVVKVTRDHLYKGDGYAPLLEPQFQKAGRNNNGHITTRHKGGGHKHHYRVVDFKRNKDGIAAKVERIEYDPNRTAHIALVCYADGERRYIIAPRGLEVGSTLMSGSEAPIRAGNTLPIRNIPVGSTIHCIELKPGAGAQIARSAGASATLLARETVYAQVRMRSGEVRRIHIECRATIGEVANEEHSLRQLGKAGVKRWMGIRPTVRGVAMNPVDHPHGGGEGRTGEGRHAVDPWGNLTKGYRTRNNKRTQNMIVSRRKK; from the coding sequence ATGGCTGTCATTAAGATGAAACCCACTTCGCCCGGCCAACGTGCTGTGGTGAAGGTTACCCGTGACCACCTGTACAAGGGTGATGGCTACGCACCGCTGCTGGAGCCTCAGTTCCAGAAAGCCGGGCGTAACAACAACGGTCACATCACGACGCGCCACAAGGGCGGTGGTCACAAGCACCACTACCGCGTGGTGGACTTCAAGCGCAACAAGGATGGCATCGCTGCCAAGGTGGAGCGCATTGAATACGATCCCAACCGTACGGCCCACATCGCTCTGGTGTGCTACGCCGACGGCGAGCGCCGCTACATCATCGCCCCCCGTGGTCTGGAAGTTGGCAGCACGCTGATGTCCGGTTCCGAGGCGCCGATCCGCGCTGGCAACACGCTGCCGATCCGCAACATCCCGGTGGGTTCGACCATCCACTGCATCGAGCTCAAGCCCGGTGCCGGTGCGCAGATCGCCCGTTCCGCTGGTGCATCGGCAACGCTGCTGGCCCGCGAAACCGTGTATGCGCAGGTTCGTATGCGCTCCGGTGAAGTGCGTCGCATCCATATCGAATGCCGCGCCACCATTGGTGAAGTCGCCAACGAAGAGCACAGCCTGCGCCAACTCGGCAAGGCCGGTGTCAAGCGCTGGATGGGTATCCGTCCTACGGTGCGTGGCGTTGCCATGAACCCGGTGGATCACCCGCACGGTGGTGGCGAAGGCCGCACCGGCGAAGGCCGCCATGCTGTCGACCCATGGGGCAACCTGACCAAGGGTTATCGCACCCGCAACAACAAGCGCACGCAGAACATGATTGTTTCGCGCCGCAAGAAATAA